The Pelodiscus sinensis isolate JC-2024 chromosome 25, ASM4963464v1, whole genome shotgun sequence region ctcctgccccagacctgacccccctcccaaaagccagagccccctcttgcaccccaaagctctcatcctcagccccaccccagagcccccactCCACTCACGTTCTGTCGGGTCGCGGCATCAACAATCCTCTTCAACTGGGCCATGATTTAAAAGGTTTGAAACACCCAGGCCTAGAGCAATGGGTCCCTGACCCCCTCTGAGGGCCCCCACGATACAGACAATACCCCTCATGATCTTCACAGGCCAAGCTGGGCCCTGTTCCCTTTAGCCTCATGGCTGCTTGTGTCACCTGGCTGTTCTAATGGCTGCTCTGTTTCCCTTTTCAGTTGGAAGAGCTCAGCAACTCCATGTATCCTTCTGCTGGGCGCGGGGGGCCGGGGCTTCTTCAGGGGCCCCTGTTTTGTATGTGCTCAGGTGGGTGGCCCCtcaggcagggagggaagagggaatcAGCTTTGAGATGCCTGTATCCCACTCTCCAGGATGTCCCTAGCCCAAGGCATCGGCTGCGAGGTGCCATTACTGGTCATCTTCTGCCAGAGACGGTAGGCAGGGAGCCGTGCAGAGTCCCCAGGAATTGCCAGGGATTCCAAAGGAGTCGAGATTCCGCTGGTGCCaaggcttccaagggaggctgTCACggagacagctgcagggctcgGCGTTGGGTTGGAAGGAGGGGTCCGGTGGCATGTGGAACGTCTCTGACCGGCACATGCTGAGCTTTGCCCATCTGCGGGCAAGAGGCTTGAGGGAGCCCAGACAGGCTGAGCCAGAGCGGTGGCAGATGTTGGCAGGAATCCACTGCTCAGGGTAAGCCGGCGCCTCCGGTGGCGTCAGTAACGTGGCTGTGTGCGAAGGAGCTGGAGAACCGAGGGACAAGGTTGAATTAGCAAGTGACACTGGCTGTTCTTGGAGACCGAACCCCAGCCAGGCCTAGggtcaggagcggcccgaggccggctgcagcagctggcgccctaggcagggAGGCACAATCggagcccctgcctgcacggttGTCAATGGTTGTGACTCATCACGGGgcaccccgtgatgtcatcattgggcaccatggccagcggcaccctaggtagctgcctagctcgcctaggctcacgggccacccctgcctagggctgccaggtgtccggtattagACTGGACAGCCTGGTATTTACACCTTTTGTCCAGTAAAACCCCCCAGAAACACCagtttctcaacaacttttctttctcttttatttttgctCACCCAATTTTTTGCCtgcatgtttggtattttttgtgatttttttttttttttttttttttggtgaaactatctggcaaccgtAGCCAGGCCTGCTCAGTGGCTGGATCCAATACGGCAAATCCCTGTGTCACTTCTGGTGCGGCTAGAGAGAGTCACATCTCATGCTTCAGGGTGTTGGCCGCTCTCGGTAGCGGTCAGGAAGGAATCCGTTCCCATCTCTGCCATGTATTGGTCCCCGGGAGTGTTTTGTTGTTGTCTGCATTGCTCCATGCACAGACCATGCCTGAAGGGAGAACACCAGACTTTTtattagtccaggggtgggcaaaagggcctctgtaggccagatccggcctgcaaaGCAGGTTGATTTGGCCTGCAGAGATCCTGCTActaccctgcccccaggccaatccggGCCTAGGTACAGGGGAGCGCATGGCGCTTAAGAGTCAACCCTGGTGGCTGACTCTAAGCGCTGCgcaccagagggcagggagcgaggggggggggggcatgctggttttttttcttaataactcttggggtccttttttcttttttcctccctcaacaactcccccccccccctttttttcctcaacagaattttttccctggtgggtttttttgggggatggggtggggggattcggtatttttggttaaaccatctggcaagcctaggGATCACGGGTGCTGCAACGGAGGGGGAGCAATTCCATGTCCCTCCCATTTAAACATGGGCGTAATTTGGGGCAAGGGCCTGTGTTTCCTGCCCAAACTGTAAGCCTCCGGCAGGCACGAAATGGCCCTTTCAGCCCCCCTACTGCCAAGCACAGTCTGCCTCCTGGAGGCTTGTAGTTCAGAGGGGAagtgctgcctcctgcctccccaatGTCATCCATGTTAAAAAGTGAGgagggggggcatgccccccggTCTCCCGCTTCTGGGGCCTTGCTTCTGGGTACAGAGCCCGGTTCCATGGGAAGGTTTGTcttaggaactccagcctctcCCCAGAGGGATCTCATCAGTCACAAGACCTCAGCAAGACCTTAACAACAAACTCAGCCAAAAGCTGCACCTCGCTGAGAATCCAGACCTGGAGGACTCTGCCACGGCCTAGCTGGAAAGGCTGCCTGGTCCCTTTGTAAACAGCCAAGGGAAGCATGGAGGATTCTGGAGCCAAGGGAAAGATCCAGCAGCTCGAATTGCTGTCATGGCCACCTCTGAACTGTATAGAAATGTTGGGGTATAAAGGCAGGGATACCTTCAGAGacatgggctgggggaggggcatgtttTCAGATAGTTTTGTATCAAAATCCCAGGATTTCTAGAGCATCCAAAACAGCCAAACCCTGTCCAAGTAAGTTGGAAAGGAAACAAGAAAATCTTAGAGGACAGGGATGGGGAGTCTGCAGTTCTGGGTTCTCCCTCCTGATCTGTCCGCAGCTCAGTGTGTGACCTGGGACATGTTGCTGCACCTTCCTGGGCCCaagtttcctcccccctccccctcccctttttttttttaatggggggtTAAGCGGCCTTGTCTAAAGCTCTTTGAGAGGCCTGGATAAAAGGTGCCATGTCTAAACGAAGCCTCGTTAATGGAAGAGGAGCCTTTCATTTTCAGGCTCTTGGTCCCAGTCTGATTCAGTCTGATTCAAAGGGGCTGtgtgtgaaatgagtttggtggATTTCAGTCTGGTTTCTCGAGGACCAACAGCTACCTCCCCAAACCCGCTGCGGTAACTGGCTTCCTCCTCGACAGTCCTCCCAGAAGAATGTTCAAGGCCTGATTCGGCCATGAAGATAGAAGTCCCCTCTTTCCATTGTCCCTCCAAGATAGGGTCTCAAGCCGCCTGTTGATGGGGAAATTGTCACCAGCAGGAAACAAACTGAAATGTAAACACAGGAACAGCAAACAAGAAAAGCTCAGTAAAGGCTTTTTGCTCGATTTGCTGTTTAAGCTTCTGTGCTGCAGTGCAGCTGTCAGCATGCAACTGAAACCAGCAGGGAAAAGTATGATCAGCATGAAATGAACCCAGCTTTTTGGGGCTAGGACAACGTTTCTACTAATAGTGCAACAAGTTAGCCTCGGATGCTGCTGTCTGATCCTTTTCCTCCAATGTTTTTTAATGGTTGAGTATTTGCTAAGTTGGAAAAAATTGTCTATAGCTGCCCCTTTTGCAAATACCCCAGGCCTTTCATGATAATTCTTTGACATGGGTTGGGTAATATTTCCAACAAGGTGAGAAGGGATGGCTTTGGTAGCCCAGACATCAAAAGCAAGAAGAGAGGAGTTTAGACAAATAACATTTTTACACCGACGCACGCAGCCAGTCTTAAATACTTTGACGCTGAAGGGGAATCGTTGTGTGTATGTTTGCGTCAGAATGTTTTTATGGTAATAGAATGTAGTATTAAAGAATGACATTGTAATGTAAATAAACTAGTGGTAATTTCCTGTTTTTTACTGTTCGTTTAATGAATGTGTAAAGCAGGAACAATGGACTGAAGTTTAAAACAAAGGCGGAGGAAGCCAGGTACGAGGGAGCGGAGAAAGAAGGGCCTTGCGTCCCGAGGGTTAAAGGAAGCCTCTAGGTTCAGCTACCCCTGCCCTGCTTTACTGGCAACCAATGCCAGacctggagggaggagaaaaggaaggagtgTGGCTTAGTTAGGGGATGACGAGCAAGGAGTCCGAAGCCCGGTTCAGTGGCCTAAGGACACAAATCCAGAGCCTGTCTGTTGAGCAGTCACAGGGGCAAGTAAAACCCATCCCCTCTGAGAAGAGGGGAGGAAGCTACTAAGCCCCAACTAAGGGGAAGCTGGACTCTTAGGGTCACACCCCAATGTAAGGACTTGAACAGGGAGTGGCTCAGAGTTCCTGGGGATGGAGTCAGTGCCCACCGTTTCCCACCTACTTAATCAGTGATCTAGCCACTAGGCTATTCTGCTGCCAGAGGCCTGACcacatcaggactcctgggttcaattcctgcctctgccacagacctgtgatttttttcagaaataactAATAAGAGACACCTGAATgggacctgattttcaaaaaaatgctgAATAGATTCTAGCTCCTTTACAATGTTTTGGGTTAGGCTCCTACACAATGGGGGTTGCTAGGCTGTTTAATTTTGTCTAGAACCTCTCCCTGCCTCAGTcagcccatctgtaaaatggggatgaggaGGAACCCTGTGGGTCAAGCACTAGAAGATGCTTTACCCAAAATGGTTTCCCTTGGAAAGCAGGTGTTTCAGGAGTACTTTGCCCTGTAGGGACAGGGGCGCACCCAGAATTTTGCTAATGAGGGGGCAAGGTTACCAGCCCAACtattggacttttcagcttggaaaagagcaaCTGGGGGCGATacaaatcatgacaggtgtggagaaagtgaataagagaaagttatttacttgttcctaaaacacaagaactaggggtcaccaaatgaaatgaataggcagcaggtttaaaacaaaccaaaggaactttttcttcatgcagcgcacagtcaacctgtggaactcctcgccagaggatgtggtgaaggccaggactttagcagggttcaaaaaagagctaggtacattcatggaggacaggtccatccgCGGGGATTAGccgggatgggcaggaatggtgtccctagcctgtgtgaCAGGGGAGGGCTCACTCCATGGTGAAACCtctgttcatcccctctgggtgctgtgggcagacgggacactgggctgACCCGCCTGCCCCAGATCTAAGGGACAGATGCTTGGTCACACAatggggctgccctgccctgggggggggctctgttaGGCCACCAGCTGTGGGGCAAGGGGGGTGGGGGCCGTTTCTCCCCTTGCCCCCTAGTGCCCCTCAGGGTCACTGCCCTccatgggccgggggggggggagcttggccatggggccctggctgcccctccccctgcggccCACAGGCTGTCACCGCAGCGCCcgctgggctggatggaggcGGGACCCGCGAGGGGGCGGAGCAGTGCGAGGGGGGAGgagcccggaaggggcggggcctgcagggaaggaggcgggagagcgagtcccgcccccgccccgcccccgccctgctggCTGTCGCCACTCGATGACGCCATCAGTCGGGGCCCGGTTGCCAGGCAGCGACCGTTCGCGGGGAGATGGCGCCGGAGCAGCAACTGCTGGTGCGGGGGGTGACGAGGCTGCAGGTGAGGCCCGCGGGCTGGTcgggcatgtgggggaggggctgtgtgcctggggctgtgtgcctgcgggtgggggggcatctggggcggggtgggggaggggctgtgtgcctgggggtgggggggcatctggggcggggtgggggaggggctgtgtgcgtgggggtggggggcatctggggcggggtgggggaggggctgtgtgcctgggggtggggggcatctggggcggggtgggggaggggctgtgtgcctgggggtggggggcatctGGGGCGGGGTGGCGGAggggctgtgtgcctgagggtggggggcatctggggcggggtgggggaggggctgtgtgcctgggggtggggggcatctggggcggggtgggggaggggctgtgtgcctgagggtggggggcatCTGGGGTAGGCCATGGGGGGGTGCTGtacatctgggggtgggggagggtgtttcTGGAGCTGTGGCAGGCTGGGGGGAATGACtatttctgggggtggggaggtggatcCAGATCTTGGCCAAAGAGAGAGTGTCACATCTTGGGGAGACAAGGGGCAAAATTATCTTAATCTGTTTCTGTTGCCCCAGCTCCTGCTGTCTCGCACTTACGCTTAGTCTGGAGATCTGGGTCAAAGACCTCCCTGCCATAAGCTGGTGCAGCATCACTGAAGGCAGTGGTGGCTTGTTCTCTTACTCCAGGGCTGAGTTTGCCCCTCTGTTCTGGTTTCACAGTTCCTGCTCCTGTCTTTAGCTTTTGTACGTACAGTCTACTTGTACAATGTACAAATAATAGTAAGGGCCTTGATCCTGCACTGCTGATGTTGGTGTCAaaatttctattgacttcagaagTGGGTGCATTTTTATCTGTATTTATGTACTAAGAATTTGCAATTGAAAATTAATTTGGATTAAGGTGGTGGGTGAATTTAAAGCACCATAGCTATTCCCGAATAGCTCCTCAGTATGAGACATGGTAGACCAGTTAAAGCTTGGATTCCTTTCTCCTGCATTGTCATCATTGGAGCTTTGctcatttctcccctcccccttttttttctgtctAAACGATGCTTATCCACTGGTTTGTGGCAATAGTCCTATATAGGCAAGAAATGTATCTCCTCAAAGAAAGAGATCTTTCCAAGACCTGGAATCTTATCCTCCGAGGAAGTGCCATAAAAAGTGCACTTGAGCCTGCCTGTGTTGTTCAGTCTATTCTAAGAAACTTGGAAGAGACCAAGTGAGATAATTTAGGCTTTGTAATAATCATAATCATAACAAAATCCAGGGGAAACAGTTTAAAAATACACACAGACATCTTCCTATAGTGTTTGAAACCTATTCATATCAGATCAATCCCTTTAATCTAGAAAGTGATGCTGACAAATAACAAAGTGAAATTgatgggctgttttccctgtcttagctaaaagaaatacaaaaataaatcaaCAAGTTATCTAAACAGAAACAATATGTAGCAAATATTCACTATCCGATATAATGCTCATGGTATGAGTAGATTATTTGATTTAAGTGAGGTAGCAGGGCAGTAAGCCTTATAATATTTGCGATATTTGGCCCTACGTTTTTGTTAATGATTGTTTCAATTTTAATAATTTAAGATGCTGTGAAGTAACAATAATGTGAGAAGCTataaggaaaggaatagatacaacagaaaataccataatgccacttatatgcccacaccttgaatagtGCATGCAGTTCTGATCAATTCATCTAAAAAATTAGAAAAGGTACAGGGAAGAgcaacagctgccatatgaggagagaataaagactgggactgttcagtttagaaaagagatacTAAGGGGGAGAATATGATGGAAAATACAACTGATTGGAGAAAATGAACTGGAAGGTGTTATTGACCTGTGTGACATAACACGCTAATTATGGTTTCACCCAataaaactaatgggcagcaggtttaaaacaaacatgaggaagtatttcttcacacaagacacaacctgtggaactcattgccatgggatggTGTGAAGACTAAAAGTATAATAAGGTTAAAAAATAATGAGATGAGTTAATGGAGGGTAAGTCGATCAATAGCTGTTGTCCAAGATGGACAGGATGCTCTGGGTAGCTTTAAACTGCTGacagccagaagctgggaatggacgacaGGGGTCATAGCACTCAAAATTGCCTTGTTGTGTTCATTACCTCTGAAGTGTCTCCAGTGGTTTctgcagaagacaagatactgggctagctggaccattgATCTAACTCAGGCTGGCTGTTCTTAGAGAAGAATGTTCTGTGTGTGCAGTATAAGAACATAACATGATACAATTTTTAATTGGATGGTGGCAGTCTCCGGTATGATGGAGATGGCAGAACAGTTTCAATTGGTACAGTTCCAGGTGAAGTTTAAATCTTCTCTGTGTTGGGAAACTTACTGTGTAGGGATCTCTATCTTGTCTTTCATAGGCCTGTGTCCGGGGTTATCTGGTGAGGAAGAGGTTCCAAAGCTTACAGGAGGAGTATCAGAACATGGTTAACGAGATTGAAGGGGATTTGGGTCAGTTGCAGTGGAAAGGGCGCTTTATACCAACACCTGTTTTTCCTCAAAAGGTAGGATTCATTCAGTTCATGGTACATAGTCACTCCTGGTGAAGGCTGGCATTGTTAATATGATGGGTATGTTCTCTGTGAATAGGGATTTCTTGCAAAAAATGGTAGCTAAAATGGTACTCAGCACTTGTGCATGTAGCAGGTAGTACCTACATTTATTATCGCATGATTTGTGTTTGGATTCAAAGTATGGTCTAGCTAAACACTATAAATGCAGCCATATTGGGAAAACCTGGTTGTCCTACGGCACAATTAAGGCTTCCATCTCTCACTATAGACTGGACCTAGCTGTGTGTTAACCACCTAACCCATGGTGCTGAAGCATGGAAGAATAAACTGTCTCCTCTCCATTGCAAACTCTCCATTGCAAACCATTTTCCAACCCATGATCATTTCAGCCCTTTTCTGGGCAGAGTGAATTTTTGGAAACTGGTGAAGAAAGTTATTGGTGCTAGTTACAAACATCTAAGTGAGATCATCCTGGCCAGGAAGAACCTAAacttgttggatttttttaaactacttcCCTCTATTCATTAATTCTCCTCCATTTTAATGTCTCAAACATTGTTTTTCCAGAAGCAGATGAAAGTAAAGCGATTAATTGATCAAGAACCTAGATCCAAAGACCAGAATAATACAGCAAAAGGGCAGCAAAAGCTTTGTCCTCTTGAGACAATAGAGCCAGAAAAGGACTGTAACAGTAGGAGTTACATGAAACCTACAGCCCAGCTTCAAAGTGAGGAGATGGTCGTAAGAGGTGAAGACAGCAGTGTGAAGCAAGGTCCAGAGTGTGATGCAGATAAATCCACTGGACAGGACTGCAGCTTGTCCAGGGAGAATACAGAATGGAAGAACTATAGCAATGCAACATCTGTATGGAGCAGTACTGTTCTGGAGACAGGGTCTACTGCAGCCAGCCAGGGTAAGAAACAAGAATAGGGTATGCAACATAAACAGCAACTCTGAGCCCTTCCAGCATGGCATGTGTAACCTGGCAATGTACTCAAACTCATGCACATGATCAAGATTATTGAGGAGACAAAAGCCTCAGGAACACAATAGAGAGTCTAGAGCAGCGAATCGTATA contains the following coding sequences:
- the IQCC gene encoding IQ domain-containing protein C isoform X2, with the protein product MAPEQQLLVRGVTRLQACVRGYLVRKRFQSLQEEYQNMVNEIEGDLGQLQWKGRFIPTPVFPQKQMKVKRLIDQEPRSKDQNNTAKGQQKLCPLETIEPEKDCNSRSYMKPTAQLQSEEMVVRGEDSSVKQGPECDADKSTGQDCSLSRENTEWKNYSNATSVWSSTVLETGSTAASQELPFKSIQQELPQTLPDLQCYRNHLAMELLWLQQAIMSRKKYLILKQRLGTPE
- the IQCC gene encoding IQ domain-containing protein C isoform X1; translated protein: MAPEQQLLVRGVTRLQACVRGYLVRKRFQSLQEEYQNMVNEIEGDLGQLQWKGRFIPTPVFPQKKQMKVKRLIDQEPRSKDQNNTAKGQQKLCPLETIEPEKDCNSRSYMKPTAQLQSEEMVVRGEDSSVKQGPECDADKSTGQDCSLSRENTEWKNYSNATSVWSSTVLETGSTAASQELPFKSIQQELPQTLPDLQCYRNHLAMELLWLQQAIMSRKKYLILKQRLGTPE